One genomic segment of Mus pahari chromosome 4, PAHARI_EIJ_v1.1, whole genome shotgun sequence includes these proteins:
- the Rorc gene encoding nuclear receptor ROR-gamma isoform X2, with translation MDRAPQRHHRTSRELLAAKKTHTSQIEVIPCKICGDKSSGIHYGVITCEGCKGFFRRSQQCNVAYSCTRQQNCPIDRTSRNRCQHCRLQKCLALGMSRDAVKFGRMSKKQRDSLHAEVQKQLQQQQQREQVAKTPPAGSHGADTLTYTLGLSDGQLPLGASPDLPEASACPPGLLRASGSGPPYSNTLAKTEVQGASCHLEYSPERGKAEGRDSIYSTDSQLTLARCGLRFEESRHPELGEPEQGPDSHCRPSFCSAPEAPYASLTDIEYLVQNVCKSFRETCQLRLEDLLRQRNNLFSREEVTSYQRKSMWEMWERCAHHLTEAIQYVVEFAKRLSGFMELCQNDQIILLKAGAMEVVLVRMCRAYNASNHTVFFEGKYGGVELFRALGCSELISSIFDFSHFLSALCFSEDEIALYTALVLINANRPGLQEKRRVEHLQYNLELAFHHHLCKTHRQGLLVKLPPKGKLRSLCSQHVEKLQIFQHLHPIVVQAAFPPLYKELFSTDIESPEGLSK, from the exons CACAAATTGAAGTAATCCCTTGCAAGATCTGTGGGGACAAGTCATCGGGGATCCACTACGGGGTTATCACCTGTGAGGGGTGCAAG GGCTTCTTCCGCCGCAGCCAGCAGTGTAATGTGGCCTACTCCTGCACACGTCAGCAGAACTGCCCCATTGACCGAACCAGCCGCAACCGATGCCAGCATTGCCGCCTGCAGAAGTGCCTGGCTCTGGGCATGTCCCGAGATG CTGTCAAGTTTGGCCGAATGTCCAAGAAGCAGAGGGACAGTCTACATGCAGAAGTGCAGAAACAactgcaacagcagcagcaacggGAACAAGTGGCCAAGACTCCTCCAGCTGGGAGCCATGGAGCAGACACACTTACGTACACTTTAGGGCTCTCAGATGGGCAGCTACCTCTGGGCGCCTCACCTGATCTACCCGAGGCCTCTGCTTGTCCCCCTGGCCTCCTAAGAGCCTCAGGCTCTGGGCCGCCATATTCCAATACCTTGGCCAAAACAGAGGTTCAGGGGGCCTCCTGCCACCTTGAGTATAGTCCAGAACGAGGCAaagctgaaggcagagacagcatcTACAGCACTGACAGCCAGCTTACTCTTGCAAGATGTGGACTTCGTTTTGAGGAATCCAGGCATCCTGAGCTTGGGGAACCAGAACAGGGTCCAGACAGCCACTGCCGTCCCAGTTTCTGCAGTGCCCCAGAGGCACCATATGCCTCTCTAACAGACATAG AGTACCTGGTACAGAATGTCTGCAAGTCCTTCCGAGAGACATGCCAGCTGCGACTGGAGGACCTTCTACGGCAACGCAACAACCTCTTCTCACGGGAGGAGGTGACCAGCTACCAGAGGAAG tcAATGTGGGAGATGTGGGAGCGCTGTGCCCACCACCTCACTGAGGCCATTCAGTATGTGGTGGAGTTTGCCAAGCGGCTTTCAGGCTTCATGGAGCTCTGCCAGAATGACCAGATCATACTACTGAAAGCAG GAGCAATGGAAGTCGTCCTAGTCAGAATGTGCAGGGCCTATaatgccagcaaccacacagtCTTTTTTGAAGGCAAATACGGTGGTGTGGAGCTGTTTCGAGCCTTGG GCTGCAGCGAGCTCATCAGCTCCATATTCGACTTTTCCCACTTCCTCAGCGCCTTGTGTTTTTCTGAGGATGAGATTGCCCTCTACACGGCCCTGGTGCTCATCAATGCCA ACCGTCCTGGGCTccaagagaagaggagagtggAGCATCTGCAATACAATTTGGAGCTGGCCTTCCATCATCATCTCTGCAAGACTCATCGACAAGGCCTCCTAGTCAAG CTGCCACCCAAAGGGAAACTCCGGAGCCTGTGCAGCCAACATGTGGAAAAGCTGCAGATCTTCCAGCACCTCCACCCCATCGTGGTCCAAGCTGCCTTCCCGCCACTCTATAAGGAGCTCTTCAGCACTGACATTGAGTCCCCCGAGGGGCTGTCAAAGTGA
- the Rorc gene encoding nuclear receptor ROR-gamma isoform X1 → MDRAPQRHHRTSRGKRPQSPAELLAAKKTHTSQIEVIPCKICGDKSSGIHYGVITCEGCKGFFRRSQQCNVAYSCTRQQNCPIDRTSRNRCQHCRLQKCLALGMSRDAVKFGRMSKKQRDSLHAEVQKQLQQQQQREQVAKTPPAGSHGADTLTYTLGLSDGQLPLGASPDLPEASACPPGLLRASGSGPPYSNTLAKTEVQGASCHLEYSPERGKAEGRDSIYSTDSQLTLARCGLRFEESRHPELGEPEQGPDSHCRPSFCSAPEAPYASLTDIEYLVQNVCKSFRETCQLRLEDLLRQRNNLFSREEVTSYQRKSMWEMWERCAHHLTEAIQYVVEFAKRLSGFMELCQNDQIILLKAGAMEVVLVRMCRAYNASNHTVFFEGKYGGVELFRALGCSELISSIFDFSHFLSALCFSEDEIALYTALVLINANRPGLQEKRRVEHLQYNLELAFHHHLCKTHRQGLLVKLPPKGKLRSLCSQHVEKLQIFQHLHPIVVQAAFPPLYKELFSTDIESPEGLSK, encoded by the exons CACAAATTGAAGTAATCCCTTGCAAGATCTGTGGGGACAAGTCATCGGGGATCCACTACGGGGTTATCACCTGTGAGGGGTGCAAG GGCTTCTTCCGCCGCAGCCAGCAGTGTAATGTGGCCTACTCCTGCACACGTCAGCAGAACTGCCCCATTGACCGAACCAGCCGCAACCGATGCCAGCATTGCCGCCTGCAGAAGTGCCTGGCTCTGGGCATGTCCCGAGATG CTGTCAAGTTTGGCCGAATGTCCAAGAAGCAGAGGGACAGTCTACATGCAGAAGTGCAGAAACAactgcaacagcagcagcaacggGAACAAGTGGCCAAGACTCCTCCAGCTGGGAGCCATGGAGCAGACACACTTACGTACACTTTAGGGCTCTCAGATGGGCAGCTACCTCTGGGCGCCTCACCTGATCTACCCGAGGCCTCTGCTTGTCCCCCTGGCCTCCTAAGAGCCTCAGGCTCTGGGCCGCCATATTCCAATACCTTGGCCAAAACAGAGGTTCAGGGGGCCTCCTGCCACCTTGAGTATAGTCCAGAACGAGGCAaagctgaaggcagagacagcatcTACAGCACTGACAGCCAGCTTACTCTTGCAAGATGTGGACTTCGTTTTGAGGAATCCAGGCATCCTGAGCTTGGGGAACCAGAACAGGGTCCAGACAGCCACTGCCGTCCCAGTTTCTGCAGTGCCCCAGAGGCACCATATGCCTCTCTAACAGACATAG AGTACCTGGTACAGAATGTCTGCAAGTCCTTCCGAGAGACATGCCAGCTGCGACTGGAGGACCTTCTACGGCAACGCAACAACCTCTTCTCACGGGAGGAGGTGACCAGCTACCAGAGGAAG tcAATGTGGGAGATGTGGGAGCGCTGTGCCCACCACCTCACTGAGGCCATTCAGTATGTGGTGGAGTTTGCCAAGCGGCTTTCAGGCTTCATGGAGCTCTGCCAGAATGACCAGATCATACTACTGAAAGCAG GAGCAATGGAAGTCGTCCTAGTCAGAATGTGCAGGGCCTATaatgccagcaaccacacagtCTTTTTTGAAGGCAAATACGGTGGTGTGGAGCTGTTTCGAGCCTTGG GCTGCAGCGAGCTCATCAGCTCCATATTCGACTTTTCCCACTTCCTCAGCGCCTTGTGTTTTTCTGAGGATGAGATTGCCCTCTACACGGCCCTGGTGCTCATCAATGCCA ACCGTCCTGGGCTccaagagaagaggagagtggAGCATCTGCAATACAATTTGGAGCTGGCCTTCCATCATCATCTCTGCAAGACTCATCGACAAGGCCTCCTAGTCAAG CTGCCACCCAAAGGGAAACTCCGGAGCCTGTGCAGCCAACATGTGGAAAAGCTGCAGATCTTCCAGCACCTCCACCCCATCGTGGTCCAAGCTGCCTTCCCGCCACTCTATAAGGAGCTCTTCAGCACTGACATTGAGTCCCCCGAGGGGCTGTCAAAGTGA
- the Lingo4 gene encoding leucine-rich repeat and immunoglobulin-like domain-containing nogo receptor-interacting protein 4 isoform X1 — translation MGQAPALERCSAQLDAAPQLLRLQGMDAATAPKQAWLPWSPLLFLLLLPGGSISSCPTVCDCTSQTRAVLCAHRRLDTIPGGLPLDTELLDLSGNRLWGLQRGMLSRLGQLQELDLSYNQLSTLEPGAFHGLQSLLTLRLQGNRLRIVGPGIFSGLTALTLLDLRLNQIVLFLDGAFSELGSLQQLEVGDNHLVFVAPGAFAGLAKLSTITLERCNLSTVPGLALAQLPALIALRLRELDIERLPAGALRGLGRLKELEIHHWPSLEVLDPGSLVGLNLSSLAITRCNLSSVPFQALHHLSFLRILDLSQNPISAIPARRLSPLVRLQELRLSGACLTSIAAHAFHGLTAFHLLDVADNALQTLEETAFPSPDKLVTLRLSGNPLTCDCRLLWLLRLRRRLDFGTSPPACAGPQHVQGKSLREFSDILPPGHFTCKPALIRKSGPRWVIAEEGGHAVFSCSGDGDPAPTVSWMRPQGAWLGRVGRVRVLEDGTLEIRSVQLRDRGAYVCVVSNVAGNDSLRTWLEVIQVEPPNGTLSDPNITMPGIPGPFFLDSRGVAMVLAVGFLPFLTSVTLCFGLIALWSKGKGRVKHHMTFDFVAPRPSGDKNSGGNRVTAKLF, via the exons ATGGGACAGGCCCCAGCCCTGGAGAGATGCAGCGCCCAACTTGATGCCGCCCCCCAGCTTCTCCG GCTTCAGGGGATGGACGCAGCCACTGCTCCAAAGCAAGCCTGGCTCCCATGGTCCCCACTCcttttcctgctcctcctgcctggaGGGAGCATCAGTAGCTGCCCCACTGTGTGTGACTGCACCTCCCAGACCCGGGCAGTACTCTGTGCCCATAGGCGACTGGATACTATCCCCGGAGGGCTTCCACTGGACACAGAACTCCTGGATTTGAGTGGGAACCGCCTGTGGGGGCTTCAGCGTGGCATGCTCTCCCGACTGGGTCAGCTCCAAGAACTGGACCTCAGCTACAACCAGCTCTCCACTCTTGAGCCTGGGGCTTTCCATGGCCTACAGAGTCTACTCACCCTGAGGCTGCAGGGCAATCGACTGAGAATTGTGGGTCCTGGGATATTCTCAGGCCTGACTGCCCTCACACTGCTGGACCTCCGCCTCAATCAGATTGTCCTCTTTCTAGACGGAGCCTTTAGTGAGCTAGGCAGCCTCCAGCAGCTGGAGGTTGGAGACAATCACCTGGTGTTTGTGGCTCCCGGGGCTTTTGCAGGGCTGGCCAAGCTAAGTACCATCACTCTGGAACGTTGCAAcctcagcacagtgcctggcctAGCCCTTGCCCAGCTCCCAGCACTCATAGCTCTTAGGCTTCGAGAACTGGATATTGAGAGGCTGCCAGCTGGAGCTCTTCGAGGGCTAGGGCGGCTAAAGGAGCTGGAGATCCACCACTGGCCATCTCTGGAGGTCCTGGACCCAGGGAGCCTGGTTGGCCTCAACCTGAGCAGCCTGGCCATCACCCGCTGCAATCTGAGCTCAGTACCCTTCCAAGCACTGCACCACTTGAGCTTCCTCCGGATCCTGGATCTATCTCAGAATCCTATCTCAGCGATCCCAGCCCGGAGGCTCAGCCCCCTGGTACGGCTCCAGGAGCTCAGGCTGTCAGGGGCCTGCCTCACCTCCATCGCTGCCCATGCCTTCCACGGCTTGACTGCCTTCCACTTGCTGGATGTAGCAGACAATGCTCTTCAGACACTAGAGGAAACAGCCTTCCCTTCTCCAGACAAACTGGTCACCCTGAGGCTGTCTGGTAACCCCCTAACCTGTGACTGCCGCCTCCTCTGGCTGctccgcctccgccgccgcctgGACTTCGGCACATCCCCCCCTGCTTGTGCGGGCCCCCAGCATGTCCAAGGGAAGAGCCTAAGGGAATTTTCAGACATTCTGCCTCCAGGCCACTTCACTTGCAAACCAGCCTTGATCCGAAAGTCGGGGCCTCGATGGGTCATCGCAGAGGAGGGCGGGCATGCTGTTTTCTCCTGCTCTGGAGATGGGGACCCAGCCCCCACTGTTTCCTGGATGCGACCACAGGGAGCTTGGCTAGGAAGGGTCGGGAGAGTAAGGGTACTAGAGGATGGTACACTGGAGATCCGCTCCGTACAGCTGCGGGACAGGGGGGCCTATGTCTGTGTAGTCAGTAATGTCGCTGGGAATGACTCTCTGAGAACCTGGCTGGAAGTTATCCAAGTTGAGCCACCAAATGGCACTCTGTCTGACCCCAACATCACTATGCCAGGGATCCCAGGGCCTTTCTTTCTGGACAGCAGGGGTGTGGCTATGGTGCTAGCCGTGggcttcctccccttcctcacctCAGTGACCCTCTGCTTTGGTCTGATTGCTCTTTGGAGTAAGGGCAAGGGCCGGGTCAAGCACCATATGACTTTTGATTTTGTGGCACCTCGGCCCTCGGGGGACAAGAACTCTGGGGGTAATCGGGTCACTGCCAAGTTATTCTGA
- the Lingo4 gene encoding leucine-rich repeat and immunoglobulin-like domain-containing nogo receptor-interacting protein 4 isoform X2 codes for MDAATAPKQAWLPWSPLLFLLLLPGGSISSCPTVCDCTSQTRAVLCAHRRLDTIPGGLPLDTELLDLSGNRLWGLQRGMLSRLGQLQELDLSYNQLSTLEPGAFHGLQSLLTLRLQGNRLRIVGPGIFSGLTALTLLDLRLNQIVLFLDGAFSELGSLQQLEVGDNHLVFVAPGAFAGLAKLSTITLERCNLSTVPGLALAQLPALIALRLRELDIERLPAGALRGLGRLKELEIHHWPSLEVLDPGSLVGLNLSSLAITRCNLSSVPFQALHHLSFLRILDLSQNPISAIPARRLSPLVRLQELRLSGACLTSIAAHAFHGLTAFHLLDVADNALQTLEETAFPSPDKLVTLRLSGNPLTCDCRLLWLLRLRRRLDFGTSPPACAGPQHVQGKSLREFSDILPPGHFTCKPALIRKSGPRWVIAEEGGHAVFSCSGDGDPAPTVSWMRPQGAWLGRVGRVRVLEDGTLEIRSVQLRDRGAYVCVVSNVAGNDSLRTWLEVIQVEPPNGTLSDPNITMPGIPGPFFLDSRGVAMVLAVGFLPFLTSVTLCFGLIALWSKGKGRVKHHMTFDFVAPRPSGDKNSGGNRVTAKLF; via the coding sequence ATGGACGCAGCCACTGCTCCAAAGCAAGCCTGGCTCCCATGGTCCCCACTCcttttcctgctcctcctgcctggaGGGAGCATCAGTAGCTGCCCCACTGTGTGTGACTGCACCTCCCAGACCCGGGCAGTACTCTGTGCCCATAGGCGACTGGATACTATCCCCGGAGGGCTTCCACTGGACACAGAACTCCTGGATTTGAGTGGGAACCGCCTGTGGGGGCTTCAGCGTGGCATGCTCTCCCGACTGGGTCAGCTCCAAGAACTGGACCTCAGCTACAACCAGCTCTCCACTCTTGAGCCTGGGGCTTTCCATGGCCTACAGAGTCTACTCACCCTGAGGCTGCAGGGCAATCGACTGAGAATTGTGGGTCCTGGGATATTCTCAGGCCTGACTGCCCTCACACTGCTGGACCTCCGCCTCAATCAGATTGTCCTCTTTCTAGACGGAGCCTTTAGTGAGCTAGGCAGCCTCCAGCAGCTGGAGGTTGGAGACAATCACCTGGTGTTTGTGGCTCCCGGGGCTTTTGCAGGGCTGGCCAAGCTAAGTACCATCACTCTGGAACGTTGCAAcctcagcacagtgcctggcctAGCCCTTGCCCAGCTCCCAGCACTCATAGCTCTTAGGCTTCGAGAACTGGATATTGAGAGGCTGCCAGCTGGAGCTCTTCGAGGGCTAGGGCGGCTAAAGGAGCTGGAGATCCACCACTGGCCATCTCTGGAGGTCCTGGACCCAGGGAGCCTGGTTGGCCTCAACCTGAGCAGCCTGGCCATCACCCGCTGCAATCTGAGCTCAGTACCCTTCCAAGCACTGCACCACTTGAGCTTCCTCCGGATCCTGGATCTATCTCAGAATCCTATCTCAGCGATCCCAGCCCGGAGGCTCAGCCCCCTGGTACGGCTCCAGGAGCTCAGGCTGTCAGGGGCCTGCCTCACCTCCATCGCTGCCCATGCCTTCCACGGCTTGACTGCCTTCCACTTGCTGGATGTAGCAGACAATGCTCTTCAGACACTAGAGGAAACAGCCTTCCCTTCTCCAGACAAACTGGTCACCCTGAGGCTGTCTGGTAACCCCCTAACCTGTGACTGCCGCCTCCTCTGGCTGctccgcctccgccgccgcctgGACTTCGGCACATCCCCCCCTGCTTGTGCGGGCCCCCAGCATGTCCAAGGGAAGAGCCTAAGGGAATTTTCAGACATTCTGCCTCCAGGCCACTTCACTTGCAAACCAGCCTTGATCCGAAAGTCGGGGCCTCGATGGGTCATCGCAGAGGAGGGCGGGCATGCTGTTTTCTCCTGCTCTGGAGATGGGGACCCAGCCCCCACTGTTTCCTGGATGCGACCACAGGGAGCTTGGCTAGGAAGGGTCGGGAGAGTAAGGGTACTAGAGGATGGTACACTGGAGATCCGCTCCGTACAGCTGCGGGACAGGGGGGCCTATGTCTGTGTAGTCAGTAATGTCGCTGGGAATGACTCTCTGAGAACCTGGCTGGAAGTTATCCAAGTTGAGCCACCAAATGGCACTCTGTCTGACCCCAACATCACTATGCCAGGGATCCCAGGGCCTTTCTTTCTGGACAGCAGGGGTGTGGCTATGGTGCTAGCCGTGggcttcctccccttcctcacctCAGTGACCCTCTGCTTTGGTCTGATTGCTCTTTGGAGTAAGGGCAAGGGCCGGGTCAAGCACCATATGACTTTTGATTTTGTGGCACCTCGGCCCTCGGGGGACAAGAACTCTGGGGGTAATCGGGTCACTGCCAAGTTATTCTGA